Proteins encoded together in one Kutzneria kofuensis window:
- a CDS encoding MFS transporter produces MPNRWMIPLLTLACAVCVATIYFPQAISPLIAADLHVTPSAAAQTATGAQLGYALGVFLLVPLGDRLRARPLIVVLMVLTAAAMLTAASATNLPLLLVAGTLAGVFTVVPQVIIPMVAGLVPDNRRGAVVGMLLGGVLAGILLARTFGGVLGEWLGWRAPYVVAAVIILVLAAVLAVTVPRTEPSAQHNYPSLLAEALRLLRSESELRRSALYQVLLFGGFSAAWTCLALLISGPRYGLGAQTVGLIGLAGAVSVFVTPIAGRWIDRKGPDPVSMIAIIGVIAASGVLAFGLLGGVAGLVLLIGGLVLLDVAVQCNQVANQSRIFALLPEARSRLNTAYMTCTFLGGTLGSWLGVQAYDLFGWGAVTGLIALAALAALGRHLAHRSVSARPGTPEPASSAPSAATPR; encoded by the coding sequence GTGCCGAACCGCTGGATGATTCCGCTGCTCACGCTGGCCTGCGCGGTCTGCGTGGCCACGATCTACTTTCCGCAGGCCATCAGCCCGCTGATCGCCGCCGACCTGCACGTGACGCCCAGCGCCGCCGCGCAGACCGCGACCGGCGCCCAGCTCGGCTACGCCCTCGGCGTGTTCCTGCTGGTCCCGCTGGGGGATCGGTTGCGGGCCCGGCCGCTGATCGTGGTGCTGATGGTGCTCACCGCGGCCGCCATGCTGACCGCCGCCTCGGCCACGAACCTGCCGCTGCTGCTCGTCGCCGGCACGCTCGCCGGCGTGTTCACGGTCGTGCCGCAGGTGATCATCCCGATGGTCGCCGGGCTGGTGCCGGACAACCGCCGCGGCGCCGTCGTCGGCATGCTGCTCGGCGGGGTGCTGGCCGGCATCCTGCTGGCCCGCACGTTCGGCGGCGTCCTCGGCGAGTGGCTGGGCTGGCGGGCCCCGTACGTCGTGGCCGCCGTGATCATCCTGGTGCTGGCGGCCGTGCTGGCCGTGACGGTCCCGCGCACCGAACCGTCCGCGCAGCACAACTACCCCTCGCTGCTGGCGGAGGCGCTGCGGCTGCTGCGCAGCGAGTCCGAGCTGCGGAGGTCGGCGCTGTACCAGGTGCTGCTGTTCGGCGGCTTCAGCGCCGCGTGGACGTGCCTGGCGCTGCTGATCAGCGGTCCCCGCTACGGGCTCGGCGCGCAGACCGTCGGCCTGATCGGCCTCGCCGGCGCGGTGAGCGTGTTCGTCACGCCGATCGCCGGGCGGTGGATCGACCGCAAGGGCCCCGATCCGGTCAGCATGATCGCCATCATCGGCGTGATCGCCGCCTCGGGGGTGCTCGCGTTCGGGCTGCTCGGCGGTGTCGCCGGGCTGGTGCTCCTGATCGGGGGCCTGGTGCTGCTGGACGTTGCCGTGCAGTGCAACCAGGTCGCCAACCAGTCGCGCATCTTCGCCCTGCTGCCCGAGGCACGCAGCCGGCTCAACACCGCGTACATGACGTGCACGTTCCTCGGCGGAACCCTCGGCTCGTGGCTGGGCGTGCAGGCGTACGACCTGTTCGGCTGGGGCGCGGTCACCGGCCTGATCGCGTTGGCCGCGCTGGCGGCGCTGGGCCGGCACCTGGCCCACCGGTCGGTCAGTGCTCGGCCAGGTACGCCTGAGCCAGCCTCTTCGGCGCCTTCAGCAGCCACGCCTCGGTGA
- a CDS encoding GNAT family N-acetyltransferase, whose protein sequence is MAILLFNDAPIRTAVPGDEDVVLDLLAGAASWLRGRGIEQWPERFPMESVRDQIAAGEALLVGDPAVASVVVTDSEPELWGDNAVPAYYISRLVVAREAAGRGLGYRILDWVQAAAFAKGWRYVRLAASKDNPGLRRYYEKAGFMHVGDPEDARWPTSLYERYR, encoded by the coding sequence GTGGCGATCCTGCTGTTCAACGATGCCCCGATCCGCACGGCGGTGCCCGGGGACGAGGACGTCGTGCTCGACCTGCTGGCGGGCGCGGCGTCGTGGCTGCGCGGGCGGGGCATCGAGCAGTGGCCGGAACGCTTCCCGATGGAGTCGGTACGGGACCAGATCGCTGCGGGAGAAGCGCTGCTGGTGGGCGATCCCGCGGTGGCGTCGGTCGTGGTGACGGACAGCGAGCCGGAGCTGTGGGGCGACAACGCGGTGCCGGCGTACTACATCTCACGGCTCGTCGTCGCCCGGGAGGCGGCGGGGCGCGGCCTGGGCTACCGGATCCTGGACTGGGTGCAGGCGGCGGCGTTCGCGAAGGGCTGGCGGTACGTGCGCTTGGCGGCGTCGAAGGACAACCCGGGGCTGCGCCGCTACTACGAGAAGGCCGGCTTCATGCACGTCGGTGACCCCGAGGACGCGCGCTGGCCGACCAGCCTGTACGAGCGTTACCGCTGA
- a CDS encoding TetR family transcriptional regulator — MGYDSKATKERILAAATTEFAAHGVAGARVDRIAEAAEANKRAIYDYFGDKKALFAAVLERMLSRCADAVPVEPDLANYARKLFDYHAANPEALRLLMWEALEMGGREVPAEDVRTAEYQKRVTAIEDEVPNAAMIYFFTLGLVNWGKAMPQLRRMVLGADFPQEKLVEATVAAVRTLSER, encoded by the coding sequence GTGGGGTATGACTCAAAGGCGACAAAGGAACGCATTCTTGCCGCCGCGACCACGGAGTTCGCCGCGCACGGCGTCGCGGGGGCCCGGGTCGACCGGATCGCCGAGGCGGCGGAGGCCAACAAGCGGGCCATCTACGACTACTTCGGCGACAAGAAGGCGCTGTTCGCGGCCGTGCTGGAGCGCATGCTGTCGCGCTGCGCGGACGCCGTGCCCGTGGAGCCCGACCTCGCCAACTACGCGCGCAAGCTGTTCGACTACCACGCCGCCAACCCGGAGGCGCTGCGCCTGCTGATGTGGGAGGCGCTGGAGATGGGCGGCCGCGAGGTGCCGGCGGAGGACGTGCGCACCGCCGAGTACCAGAAGCGGGTCACGGCGATCGAGGACGAGGTGCCGAACGCCGCGATGATCTACTTCTTCACGTTGGGCCTGGTCAACTGGGGCAAGGCCATGCCGCAGCTGCGCCGCATGGTGCTCGGCGCCGACTTCCCGCAGGAGAAGCTGGTCGAGGCGACGGTGGCCGCGGTCAGGACCCTGTCGGAACGATGA
- a CDS encoding acyl-CoA thioesterase has translation MTEYGYWQDVPTRWKDNDHYGHVNNAVHYSVMDTVINTWLIERAGLELDGDGPIGLCVESHCVYKASVSFPEVIAVGLRVGHLGTSSVRYETGLYRSDRRTLVAEGTFTHVFVDRNTRRPVPIAEPMRGELEKLVNA, from the coding sequence ATGACCGAGTACGGGTACTGGCAGGACGTGCCGACCAGGTGGAAGGACAACGACCACTACGGGCACGTGAACAACGCGGTGCACTACTCGGTGATGGACACCGTGATCAACACCTGGCTGATCGAGCGGGCCGGCCTGGAGCTGGACGGCGACGGCCCGATCGGGCTCTGCGTCGAGTCGCACTGCGTGTACAAGGCGTCGGTGTCGTTCCCCGAGGTCATCGCGGTCGGCCTGCGCGTCGGGCATCTGGGCACCAGCAGCGTCCGCTACGAGACCGGCCTGTACCGCAGCGACCGGCGGACGCTGGTCGCCGAGGGGACCTTCACGCACGTGTTCGTGGACCGGAACACCCGCCGGCCGGTGCCCATCGCGGAACCGATGCGGGGCGAGTTGGAGAAGCTGGTGAACGCATGA
- a CDS encoding zinc-binding dehydrogenase → MKVNAAVLVASGVERPYADSRPLRVTELELDPPGRGELLVRIGAAGLCHSDLSVINGSRPRPLPMVLGHEAAGEVVEVGPDAEFAVGDHVVLAFVPACGSCRMCLAGRPALCEPGAVANRAGTLLSGERRWRGGEHHHLGVSAFAEYAVVSSKSAVRVDPSLPLELAALFGCAVLTGAGAAFHSAEIKPGETVAVFGLGGVGLAALLAARAAGAGRIVAVDIVRAKRDLAARLGASHVVAGGSDAVMEVRDLTQGGADKVIDTTGSEHVLAQAYNATRIGGTTVTVGLPHPDRQLVLPALSLVAEERTLRGSYLGSSVPRRDIPRFVQLYQAGLLPVAELVSGRLRLDQVNEGFDQLAGGEAVRQVIVPTGS, encoded by the coding sequence ATGAAGGTGAACGCGGCGGTGCTGGTGGCCTCCGGCGTCGAGCGGCCGTACGCCGACTCGCGGCCGCTGCGGGTGACCGAGCTGGAGCTGGATCCGCCGGGCCGCGGCGAGCTCCTGGTGCGGATCGGCGCGGCCGGGCTGTGCCACTCCGACCTGTCGGTGATCAACGGCTCCCGGCCGCGGCCGCTGCCGATGGTGCTGGGCCACGAGGCGGCCGGCGAGGTCGTCGAGGTCGGCCCGGATGCGGAGTTCGCCGTCGGGGATCACGTGGTGCTGGCGTTCGTGCCGGCCTGCGGCTCGTGCCGGATGTGCCTGGCCGGGCGGCCGGCGCTGTGCGAGCCGGGGGCGGTCGCCAACCGCGCCGGCACGCTGCTGAGCGGGGAACGACGCTGGCGGGGCGGCGAACACCACCACCTCGGGGTGTCGGCGTTCGCGGAGTACGCCGTCGTGTCCAGCAAGTCCGCGGTGCGGGTGGACCCGTCGCTGCCGCTGGAGCTGGCGGCGCTGTTCGGCTGTGCCGTGCTGACGGGCGCGGGCGCGGCGTTCCACAGCGCCGAGATCAAGCCGGGGGAGACGGTCGCGGTGTTCGGGCTCGGCGGCGTCGGCCTGGCGGCGCTGCTGGCCGCGCGGGCGGCTGGCGCCGGCCGCATCGTGGCGGTCGACATCGTGCGAGCAAAACGCGACTTGGCTGCCCGGTTGGGAGCAAGTCACGTCGTCGCCGGCGGCTCGGACGCCGTCATGGAGGTCCGCGACCTCACCCAGGGCGGCGCGGACAAGGTCATCGACACCACCGGCAGCGAGCACGTGCTGGCGCAGGCGTACAACGCGACCCGGATCGGCGGCACCACGGTGACCGTCGGCCTGCCGCACCCGGACCGCCAGCTGGTGCTGCCGGCGCTGAGCCTGGTCGCCGAGGAGCGCACCCTGCGCGGCAGCTACCTGGGGTCGAGCGTGCCGCGCCGGGACATCCCGCGGTTCGTGCAGCTCTACCAGGCCGGCCTGCTGCCGGTGGCCGAGCTGGTGTCCGGACGGCTGCGCCTGGACCAGGTCAACGAGGGCTTCGACCAGCTGGCCGGCGGCGAGGCCGTGCGCCAGGTCATCGTTCCGACAGGGTCCTGA
- a CDS encoding MmcQ/YjbR family DNA-binding protein encodes MATWEDVRRIALALPETGEKLSWGTPQWHVRGKGFVWDRPLRKSDLDALGIAEQEGPILGVRVADEGVKRALIADDPDVYFTIPHFDGYPAVLLRLDRIGVPELEEVVTEAWLLKAPKRLAQAYLAEH; translated from the coding sequence ATGGCGACCTGGGAGGACGTGCGGCGGATCGCGCTGGCGCTGCCGGAGACCGGCGAGAAGCTGTCGTGGGGAACGCCGCAGTGGCACGTCAGGGGCAAGGGCTTCGTCTGGGACCGCCCGCTGCGCAAGTCCGACCTCGACGCCCTCGGCATCGCCGAGCAGGAGGGGCCGATCCTCGGTGTCCGGGTCGCCGACGAGGGCGTCAAGCGGGCCCTGATCGCCGACGACCCCGACGTCTACTTCACCATCCCGCACTTCGACGGCTACCCGGCGGTGCTGCTGAGGCTGGACCGGATCGGCGTGCCGGAGTTGGAGGAAGTCGTCACCGAGGCGTGGCTGCTGAAGGCGCCGAAGAGGCTGGCTCAGGCGTACCTGGCCGAGCACTGA